The Indicator indicator isolate 239-I01 chromosome 21, UM_Iind_1.1, whole genome shotgun sequence region agaggaaacagcctcaagttgccccaggggaggtttaggttggacatgaggaacaatttcttgcccttgagggttgtccaggcctgtcccaggctgcccagggcagtggtggagcccccatccctggagggcttccagagatgtggtgctgagggccatggtttggtggtgccctggcagtgctgggataagggctggactccatgaccttgaaggtgttttccagtctaaaccattctatggcaAGGACTCTCTCAACCTTAGAGGAGTAACCTTGAGAGGTCCCTGCTCAAGGCCAGACCCTGAGTGCAGCCTGCCAGGGGCTCCCAGCATCCACATTTACCTACTGAGGGAAGAATCTCACACTGctttgggttgaagggaccttttaaggtcatagttggactcagtgatcttagaggtcttttctaaccccaatgattctattattctaagattctctccagtccaacccacccctgcagtcagcagggacagccccaactacagcaggctgctcacagccccaaacaacctgacctgcagtggtgcttAGGAGTTGGTTTCTTAACCACTTTGACCTGGACTGGGGTCCAGTGGCTGTGCTGCTAACATTAGCCCTTGGGTCTTGTTATCTGCTTCCCCTGAGTCCACCCTTCCAGCCACATCCACTGCATCCACCTCTGTTGTTCTCATCACttgagcaggctgaggggagatacAGGTCAAGTCTTGGGGGGAGGACATCCTGACAAGAGAGGCCACAGAGCTGTGCAAATCCATGCTAACCACCAGGACCATCCCAAggcacagggatctgctgccagTATTCAAGGGGTCTGGAAAAGCCAGGTGGAAGAGAAGTGCACACAGAAGCCAAAGCATGAATTGAAAGGCAGGTAGGGGACAGAGCCACTTTTATTCAGGTTTGGTGCTGCCATAAGTCCCTTGGCAGAGCACAGCCCACACCTGGGAAGGGCTTTGTGGTTGAAGtataaaagaaatacaaaaagaGGTTCTGTGTGGGACTTCCCATCTAGAAATGGAGGAGCTCAGTGAGAGCATTCCCCAGGCCAAAGCTCTGCTGCTATTGAAGTCACAGGaccccctcctctccagccagaGCCCTGTAGAGTGTGAAGAACTCCAGGAGCTTCCAGCCACTGGGATGCAGGAGGTGGTACTGGTGCTTCAGACATAGATAccaacccacagcagcaggaaaagaacaCCAAAGCCCATAAAGAGTGAGGCCACCAACGAGATCAACAGCTCCTTATAGATGTCTCTTGTGTATTTGGTCGAAGTCACCTCatagctgcagcccaggggtCAAGGTGATaacagaggcagaggaaggggaggggaccTCCCACCTATCCCTATCCCTATGCCCCTTCTCGCTCCCCTGCCGCCCCCTCCCGCCTCCAGCCTGGGGATACACGAAGAACCAGGCAGTGAAGAACATGCCGATGGCCAACAGCACCACGGTGAGGTGAGGGAACACAGCCGGGTTCACCGGGCTGGTGTATCTGCTCATCGCCTCCAGCTCCTGCGAGGACAGTGCGAAGGTGAGCGGCACCACCCGAGTACGGGACCGTCTCGTAGCCCCTTGTCCCAGCTCCCGCCCCTGACTGCGGCTTCCCGGTCCCTCATCAGGGCTTCTCAGCTGCTTCCCGGCTCCGAGTCTCGGCAACTGACCACAACTTCCCAGCACCAAGTCCTGGCTCCTCAGCTTCTAACTACGGCTTCCCGGTCCTCCAGTCCTGGCTTCTGGCCCCTGACCGCGGCTTTCTGATCCCCAGATCCGACTCCCGGTCTTTGACCACGACTTCTCAGCCCCGAGTCCTGACTCCCCAGCCCCGAGTTCTGGCTCGCCGGCCCCTGACAGCGGCTTGACAGGGGTTCCCCGGCGCCGACACCCAGTTCCCAGCCCTTTaaccactgcttcccagttccCGTTCTCGGCTCCCAGGCCCGAAGTCCTAGCACCTGGGCTTCTAACTGCGGCTTCCCGCTTGCCAGTCCTGGCTCCCAGATCCTGACCGCAGCTCCCCGGCGCCAAGTCCTGGCTCACCTACCCTGGCACCCAGTTCCCGGCTCCCAGTCCCCGTTCTCAGCACTCACCATGGCGCCCAGCTGCCGGTTCCCGCTCCGCTTCGACACGTCGCCCCCACCACCCGCCCTCCCCGGAAGCGGAAGTGACGACTGGGTGGCGGAGCATGCCGGGATAGTGGGCGGGGATAGCGGGAGCCGCTCGCTATTGGCTCAGTCGGCTCCCGGCGGGCTTTGAGGTGGCGGGAGCGAGCTGCAGGGTAATGGTGGCTGGTGGGGGTCCGGGGAGGGCTTGGGAGGGGGAAATTAGCggatggaggggctggagagggcttggaag contains the following coding sequences:
- the TMEM258 gene encoding transmembrane protein 258 produces the protein MELEAMSRYTSPVNPAVFPHLTVVLLAIGMFFTAWFFVYEVTSTKYTRDIYKELLISLVASLFMGFGVLFLLLWVGIYV